The Streptomyces sp. RKAG293 genome includes a region encoding these proteins:
- a CDS encoding TraR/DksA family transcriptional regulator — protein sequence MVVKKTAAKKTTPAKKAATAAKKAVKKVVAKKTAAVKKTGAKKVVAKKTAAGTVASAVPASRAAGEPGVLPVRPGEDPWSASEVLEARAELLAEAERLRAEIASSEASVAGLLRDSGGGAGDDDADTGTKNITREHEMSLAATAREMLAQSEHALERLDEGTYGRCESCGNPIGKARMQAFPRATLCIDCKQRQERR from the coding sequence ATGGTCGTGAAGAAGACCGCCGCCAAGAAGACGACACCGGCGAAGAAGGCGGCCACCGCCGCCAAGAAGGCCGTGAAGAAGGTCGTGGCGAAGAAGACCGCGGCAGTGAAGAAGACGGGAGCCAAAAAGGTGGTTGCGAAGAAGACGGCGGCCGGTACGGTCGCGTCCGCGGTTCCCGCCTCCCGGGCGGCCGGGGAGCCCGGCGTGCTCCCGGTCCGGCCGGGGGAGGACCCCTGGTCCGCCTCCGAGGTCCTGGAGGCCCGTGCCGAGCTGCTCGCGGAGGCCGAGCGGCTGCGGGCCGAGATCGCGTCCTCGGAGGCGTCGGTGGCGGGGCTGCTGCGCGATTCCGGGGGCGGCGCGGGTGACGACGACGCCGACACCGGCACCAAGAACATCACCAGGGAGCACGAGATGTCGCTGGCAGCGACCGCCCGCGAGATGCTCGCCCAGTCCGAGCACGCCCTGGAGCGGCTCGACGAGGGCACGTACGGCCGCTGCGAGTCCTGCGGCAACCCGATCGGCAAGGCGCGGATGCAGGCCTTCCCGCGGGCGACCCTGTGCATCGACTGCAAGCAGCGGCAGGAGCGTCGCTGA
- a CDS encoding GNAT family N-acetyltransferase has product MDVRVVDAQDADGMAAVHAIRHEVFVVEQNVPAELEWDGKDDRAVHALAPAAGTGRLLLGADAAAKNGGDPDTAVLGRLAVLKPARGSGVGARLVAALEDEARRLGLAGVYLESQVHAIAFYERLGYTPFGPEFPDAGIAHRAMRRSLG; this is encoded by the coding sequence ATGGACGTCCGGGTCGTCGACGCGCAGGACGCCGACGGCATGGCGGCCGTGCACGCCATCCGTCACGAGGTCTTCGTCGTCGAGCAGAACGTCCCGGCCGAGCTGGAGTGGGACGGCAAGGACGACCGGGCCGTGCACGCGCTGGCCCCGGCCGCCGGTACCGGACGGCTGCTGCTGGGCGCCGACGCCGCCGCCAAGAACGGCGGCGACCCGGACACCGCGGTGCTCGGCCGGCTCGCGGTGCTCAAGCCCGCGCGCGGCAGCGGCGTCGGCGCCCGGCTGGTCGCCGCGCTGGAGGACGAGGCCCGCAGGCTCGGACTCGCGGGTGTCTACCTGGAGTCGCAGGTGCACGCGATCGCCTTCTACGAGCGGCTGGGCTACACCCCGTTCGGGCCGGAGTTCCCCGACGCGGGCATCGCACACCGCGCCATGCGGCGCTCCCTGGGCTGA
- a CDS encoding RluA family pseudouridine synthase, which translates to MSTLPETRTLPVPDGLEGERVDAAIARMFGFSRTKAAELAASGKVSIDGSPAMKSDRVHGGAWLEVEMPAPPQPVQIVAEAVEGMVIVHDDDDLVVISKPVGVAAHPSPGWTGTTVIGGLAAAGYRISTSGAAERQGIVHRLDVGTSGLMVVAKSERAYTLLKQQFRERVVDKRYHALVQGHPDPMSGTIDAPIGRHPNHDYKWAVIAEGKPSVTHYDLIEAFRHASLLDIKLETGRTHQIRVHMSAHRHPCVGDLTYGADPTLSKRLGLSRQWLHAVKLGFEHPSDGRWVEFESAYADDLQRALDVVREDSV; encoded by the coding sequence GTGAGTACCCTTCCCGAGACCCGGACCCTGCCCGTACCCGACGGCCTAGAAGGCGAGCGCGTCGACGCCGCCATCGCGCGTATGTTCGGCTTTTCGCGCACCAAGGCGGCGGAGCTGGCTGCTTCCGGGAAGGTCTCCATCGACGGCAGCCCCGCGATGAAGTCCGACCGGGTGCACGGCGGAGCCTGGCTGGAGGTCGAGATGCCGGCGCCGCCCCAGCCCGTGCAGATCGTGGCCGAGGCCGTCGAGGGCATGGTGATCGTCCATGACGACGACGATCTCGTGGTGATCTCCAAGCCGGTCGGCGTGGCCGCGCACCCCAGCCCCGGCTGGACCGGCACGACCGTCATCGGCGGCCTCGCCGCCGCCGGCTACCGGATCTCCACCTCCGGTGCCGCCGAGCGCCAGGGCATCGTGCACCGGCTCGACGTGGGCACCTCGGGGCTGATGGTCGTCGCCAAGTCCGAGCGCGCGTACACACTGCTCAAGCAGCAGTTCCGCGAGCGCGTCGTCGACAAGCGCTACCACGCGCTGGTGCAGGGCCACCCGGACCCGATGAGCGGCACCATCGACGCCCCGATCGGCCGGCACCCGAACCACGACTACAAGTGGGCCGTGATCGCCGAGGGCAAGCCCAGCGTCACGCACTACGACCTCATCGAGGCGTTCCGGCACGCGAGCCTGCTCGACATCAAGCTGGAGACCGGCCGCACCCACCAGATCCGGGTGCACATGTCCGCCCACCGCCACCCCTGCGTCGGCGACCTCACGTACGGCGCCGACCCGACGCTGTCCAAGCGGCTCGGCCTGAGCCGCCAGTGGCTGCACGCGGTGAAGCTCGGCTTCGAGCACCCGTCGGACGGCCGCTGGGTGGAGTTCGAGAGCGCGTACGCCGACGATCTCCAGCGCGCCCTGGACGTCGTCCGGGAGGACAGCGTCTGA
- a CDS encoding dienelactone hydrolase family protein: MDAYPTASEGSPVKIVMFHSAHGLRPAVRAAAERLRAAGHEVYVPDLYDGRTTDTVEEGMKIKDAIGREELLQRAVAAAAPHSDQGLVYAGFSLGGSIAQTLALGDEKARGLLLLHGTSDIAEDAVTDQLPVQLHVAEPDPFESEDWLNAWYLRMAKTGADVEVYRYRGAGHLYTDPELDDYDAEAAEQTWAVALSFLADLDAGA; this comes from the coding sequence ATGGACGCGTACCCGACAGCGAGTGAAGGCAGCCCCGTGAAAATCGTGATGTTCCACTCGGCCCATGGGCTCCGGCCCGCCGTGCGAGCGGCCGCCGAGCGACTGCGTGCCGCCGGGCACGAGGTGTACGTCCCCGACCTCTACGACGGCCGGACGACCGACACCGTCGAGGAGGGCATGAAGATCAAGGACGCGATCGGCCGCGAGGAACTCCTCCAGCGGGCGGTCGCCGCCGCGGCTCCGCACTCCGACCAGGGACTGGTCTACGCCGGCTTCTCGCTCGGCGGCTCCATCGCCCAGACCCTCGCGCTGGGCGACGAGAAGGCCCGCGGGCTGCTGCTCCTGCACGGCACGTCGGACATCGCGGAGGACGCGGTGACGGATCAGCTGCCGGTGCAGCTGCATGTGGCGGAGCCGGATCCGTTCGAGTCGGAGGACTGGCTCAACGCGTGGTACCTGCGGATGGCGAAGACGGGCGCGGACGTCGAGGTGTACCGGTACCGGGGAGCGGGTCACCTCTACACGGACCCCGAACTGGACGACTACGACGCCGAGGCCGCGGAGCAGACGTGGGCTGTCGCCCTGAGCTTCCTCGCGGACCTCGACGCCGGAGCCTGA
- the lspA gene encoding signal peptidase II, with amino-acid sequence MTEAEHGIEERDEEATAAAGAPEEAPLTAPRGKRRIALLLTVAALAYALDLLSKLWVVTSLEHRDTPIDLLGSWLRLEAIRNGGAAFGFGQGMTIVFTIIAAGVIVVIARLARKLYSLPWAIALGLLLGGAFGNLTDRVFRSPGFLEGHVVDFIAPAHFAVFNLADSAIVCGGILIVLLSFRGLDPDGTLHRD; translated from the coding sequence GTGACGGAAGCGGAGCACGGCATCGAGGAACGGGACGAAGAGGCCACGGCAGCGGCCGGAGCCCCTGAGGAGGCGCCGCTCACCGCACCCAGGGGCAAGCGGCGCATCGCCCTCCTGCTCACGGTGGCGGCGCTGGCGTACGCCCTGGACCTGCTGTCCAAGCTCTGGGTGGTCACCAGCCTCGAACACCGCGACACCCCGATCGACCTGCTCGGCAGCTGGCTGCGGCTCGAGGCGATCCGCAACGGGGGAGCGGCCTTCGGCTTCGGCCAGGGCATGACGATCGTCTTCACGATCATCGCGGCCGGGGTGATCGTGGTGATCGCCCGGCTGGCCCGCAAGCTCTACAGCCTGCCCTGGGCGATCGCGCTCGGGCTGCTGCTCGGCGGGGCCTTCGGCAACCTCACCGACCGGGTCTTCCGGTCGCCGGGGTTCCTGGAGGGGCATGTGGTGGACTTCATCGCGCCCGCCCACTTCGCGGTCTTCAACCTCGCCGACTCCGCGATCGTCTGCGGCGGCATCCTGATCGTGCTGCTGTCCTTCCGCGGCCTCGACCCGGACGGCACCCTGCACCGCGACTGA
- a CDS encoding Na+/H+ antiporter: MDQLVLFFSLMLAAIVMVPLGDRMGLPSPVLMTLFGIVLALVPQIPNVQIDPDLILPVVLPPLLYASVQRTSWRQFAANKRAIFLLAVALVFVTTAAVAVVANAIVPGVTVAAAVALGALVAPPDPVAATAVAGSLGLPRRMVSILEGEGLFNDVTAIVLYHVAIAAAVTGKFSAEHAAGELVLSAVVAVAVGMALGWAANKLMGIVGDPTLQIGLTLLVPFASYGLAEELGGSGVLAVLTTALFLAEHAVGADDVTARLAGTTFWEIVDTLVTGVAFGLIGLELHNVFAVGAGRWGSMLSHAGLVIAVVVGVRLVWLLPAAWLARRWRDQRHDEDIPMTWRETVVMWWAGMRGVASVALALAIPLTSDDGPFPARDELLFIAFAVVLATLVLQGLTLPWLVRRLGVRGNIDAEHDLERRLALRATKAAKQRLREIELVEPLHEEVSEMLQRRAFDLGARISPDIVDDDRRESHAKRTERLRVIQRVQAEMMSAARHEVLAARSEPGSDPEIVDRVLRLLDLRSVR; this comes from the coding sequence GTGGACCAGCTCGTCCTGTTCTTCTCGCTCATGCTCGCGGCCATCGTCATGGTGCCGCTGGGCGACCGGATGGGGCTCCCGTCGCCGGTCCTGATGACCCTGTTCGGCATCGTGCTGGCCCTGGTGCCACAGATCCCGAACGTGCAGATCGACCCCGATCTGATTCTGCCGGTCGTCTTGCCGCCGCTGCTCTACGCGTCCGTGCAGCGCACCTCGTGGCGGCAGTTCGCGGCCAACAAGCGGGCGATCTTCCTGCTGGCGGTCGCCCTGGTCTTCGTCACGACGGCGGCCGTCGCGGTCGTCGCCAACGCGATCGTGCCCGGGGTGACGGTCGCCGCCGCGGTCGCGCTCGGCGCGCTGGTGGCGCCGCCCGACCCGGTGGCCGCGACCGCGGTGGCCGGCAGCCTGGGGCTGCCGCGGCGGATGGTCTCGATCCTGGAGGGCGAGGGGCTGTTCAACGACGTCACCGCGATCGTGCTCTACCACGTGGCGATCGCCGCGGCCGTGACCGGGAAGTTCTCCGCCGAGCACGCGGCCGGCGAACTGGTGCTGTCCGCCGTGGTCGCGGTCGCGGTCGGCATGGCGCTCGGCTGGGCCGCCAACAAGCTGATGGGCATCGTCGGGGACCCGACCCTGCAGATCGGGCTGACGCTGCTGGTCCCGTTCGCCTCGTACGGCCTCGCCGAGGAGCTCGGCGGCTCCGGGGTCCTCGCGGTGCTCACCACCGCGCTCTTCCTGGCCGAGCACGCCGTCGGGGCGGACGATGTGACGGCGCGGCTGGCCGGCACCACCTTCTGGGAGATCGTCGACACCCTCGTCACCGGCGTCGCGTTCGGCCTCATCGGGCTGGAGCTGCACAACGTGTTCGCCGTCGGCGCCGGCCGCTGGGGCTCGATGCTCTCGCACGCCGGACTGGTGATCGCCGTGGTCGTCGGCGTCCGGCTGGTGTGGCTGCTGCCGGCCGCCTGGCTGGCCCGCAGGTGGCGGGACCAGCGGCACGACGAGGACATCCCGATGACCTGGCGGGAGACCGTCGTCATGTGGTGGGCGGGGATGCGCGGCGTGGCGTCCGTCGCCCTGGCCCTCGCCATCCCGCTGACCTCGGACGACGGCCCCTTCCCGGCCCGTGACGAGCTGCTGTTCATCGCCTTCGCGGTCGTCCTGGCCACCCTGGTCCTGCAGGGTCTGACGCTGCCCTGGCTGGTCAGGAGGCTCGGGGTGCGCGGCAACATCGACGCCGAGCACGACCTGGAGCGGAGGCTCGCGCTGCGTGCCACCAAGGCGGCCAAGCAGCGGCTGCGGGAGATCGAGCTGGTCGAGCCGCTGCACGAGGAGGTGTCGGAGATGCTCCAGCGGCGCGCCTTCGACCTCGGGGCCCGGATCTCGCCCGACATCGTCGACGACGACCGCCGTGAGTCGCACGCCAAGCGCACCGAGCGGCTGCGGGTCATACAGCGGGTCCAGGCCGAGATGATGTCGGCCGCCCGGCACGAGGTGCTGGCCGCCCGCAGCGAGCCCGGCTCCGACCCGGAGATCGTGGACCGGGTGCTGCGCCTGCTGGACCTGCGCTCGGTGCGCTGA
- a CDS encoding DivIVA domain-containing protein, with product MPLTPEDVRNKQFTTVRLREGYDEDEVDAFLDEVEGELTRLLRENEDLRAKLAAATRAAAQNQQQGMRKPESQDRPVPAAISGPQPVPPQQMGPPQQMGQPQQQSGALQLPAGPSAQQQHGPGPMGQGPMGQGPMGQNPMGQGPMGQNSMGQQQHPMQQQHPMQQQHPMQQQGHPMQQQSPGGDSAARVLSLAQQTADQAIAEARSEANKIVGEARSRAEGLERDARAKADALERDAQEKHRVAMGSLESARATLERKVEDLRGFEREYRTRLKSYLESQLRQLETQADDSLAPPRAPAAASLPAPSSMGGGTMGGSMGGGMAPAGAGAMGHNTGQNPAYGNQGMGHSGPNPTYGGQQQMSPAMTQPMAPVRPQSPQPLQQAPTPMRGFLIDEDDN from the coding sequence ATGCCGCTGACCCCCGAGGACGTGCGGAACAAGCAGTTCACGACCGTCCGCCTCCGAGAAGGTTATGACGAGGACGAGGTCGACGCCTTCCTCGATGAGGTCGAGGGAGAGCTGACCAGGCTCCTACGAGAAAACGAGGACCTGCGGGCCAAACTGGCCGCGGCCACCCGAGCCGCCGCCCAGAACCAGCAGCAGGGCATGCGCAAGCCGGAGTCGCAGGACCGTCCGGTCCCCGCGGCCATATCCGGACCGCAGCCCGTGCCGCCGCAGCAGATGGGTCCGCCCCAGCAGATGGGGCAGCCCCAGCAGCAGTCCGGCGCACTGCAGCTGCCTGCCGGGCCGAGCGCCCAGCAGCAGCACGGTCCCGGTCCGATGGGCCAGGGCCCCATGGGTCAGGGCCCGATGGGCCAGAACCCGATGGGTCAGGGTCCGATGGGCCAGAACTCGATGGGCCAGCAGCAGCACCCGATGCAGCAGCAGCATCCGATGCAGCAGCAGCATCCGATGCAGCAGCAGGGTCACCCCATGCAGCAGCAGTCGCCCGGCGGCGACAGCGCGGCCCGGGTTCTTTCGCTGGCGCAGCAGACCGCCGACCAGGCGATCGCGGAGGCCCGTTCCGAGGCCAACAAGATCGTCGGCGAGGCACGCAGCCGCGCCGAGGGTCTGGAGCGGGACGCCCGTGCCAAGGCTGACGCCCTGGAGCGGGACGCGCAGGAGAAGCACCGCGTCGCGATGGGCTCGCTGGAGTCCGCCCGCGCCACGCTGGAGCGCAAGGTCGAGGACCTGCGCGGCTTCGAGCGCGAGTACCGGACCCGTCTGAAGTCCTACCTGGAGAGCCAGCTGCGCCAGCTGGAGACCCAGGCGGACGACTCGCTGGCTCCGCCGCGCGCCCCGGCCGCCGCGTCGCTGCCCGCTCCGTCCTCCATGGGCGGCGGCACGATGGGTGGATCCATGGGCGGTGGCATGGCTCCGGCCGGTGCCGGTGCGATGGGCCACAACACCGGCCAGAACCCGGCGTACGGGAACCAGGGCATGGGCCACAGCGGCCCGAACCCGACGTACGGCGGTCAGCAGCAGATGTCTCCGGCCATGACGCAGCCGATGGCTCCGGTGCGGCCGCAGAGCCCGCAGCCGCTGCAGCAGGCGCCTACGCCGATGCGTGGCTTCCTGATCGACGAGGACGACAACTAG
- the ileS gene encoding isoleucine--tRNA ligase, protein MTPQYRQVPAQVDLPALEHEVLGFWSENKIFARSLDQSEGLPEWVFYEGPPTANGMPGAHHIEARVFKDVFPRFKTMRGHHVTRKAGWDCHGLPVELAVEKELGFTSKQDIEDYGIAEFNAKCRESVTRHTDAFTELTTRMGYWVDLDDAYRTMDPQYVESVWWSLKQIFDKGLLVQDYRVAPWCPKDQTGLSDHELAQGYETIVDPSVFVRFPLTSGPLAGEAALLVWTTTPWTLVSNTAVATHPAVTYVVATDGDEKLVVAEPLLEKALGEGWTATGVSFTGAEMERWTYERPFDFIEIPDAHYIVNAEYVTTEDGTGLVHQSPAFGEDDLKVCRAYGLPVVNPVRPDGTFEPEVPLVGGEFFKKADEKLVAELQRTGRLFRHVPYEHSYPHCWRCHTALLYYAQPSWYIRTTAVKDAMLRENEKTNWYPDSVKQGRFGDWLNNNVDWALSRNRYWGTPLPVWRCEENHLTCVGSLTELSELTGTDQSGLDPHRPYIDEITFSCTGEGCELTAVRVPEVIDAWYDSGSMPFAQWGYPHRNKEIFEKSYPAQFISEAIDQTRGWFYTLMAVGTLVFDRSAYENVVCLGHILAEDGRKMSKHLGNTLEPIALMDQHGADAVRWFMAAGGSPWSARRVGHGTIQEVVRKTLLTYWNTVAFQALYARTAGWTPSASDPAPADRPLLDRWLLGELHALTRDVTESLESYDTQRAGKLLSSFVDDLSNWYVRRSRRRFWQGDAAALRTLHDVVETITRLMAPLTPFIAERVWQDLVVPVTPDAPDSVHLSSWPAADESAIDPTLSEQMLLVRRLVELGRATRAESGVKTRQPLSRALVAVAGFESLDPALHTQITEELNVLSLASLSEVGGSLVDTTAKANFRALGKRFGKGVQDVAKAVAAADAAALSAALRDGTATVEFNGERIPLSADEVIITETPREGWSVASDSGATVALDLEITPELRLAGLARDAIRLIQEARKNSGLDVADRIAVRWQSASDDLTTALTEHATLIADEVLATDFAAGDPDHTYGQPFTDDQLGLTFHLRKQ, encoded by the coding sequence ATGACGCCGCAGTACCGCCAGGTACCCGCCCAGGTCGACCTGCCCGCTCTCGAGCACGAGGTGCTCGGCTTCTGGAGCGAGAACAAGATCTTCGCCCGCTCCCTCGACCAGTCCGAGGGGCTGCCCGAGTGGGTGTTCTACGAGGGCCCGCCGACCGCCAACGGCATGCCGGGCGCGCACCACATCGAGGCCCGCGTCTTCAAGGACGTCTTCCCCCGCTTCAAGACCATGCGGGGCCACCACGTGACCCGCAAGGCCGGCTGGGACTGCCACGGCCTGCCCGTCGAGCTGGCCGTCGAGAAGGAACTCGGGTTCACCAGCAAGCAGGACATCGAGGACTACGGCATCGCCGAGTTCAACGCGAAGTGCCGCGAGTCGGTGACCCGCCACACCGACGCCTTCACCGAGCTGACGACCCGCATGGGTTACTGGGTCGACCTGGACGACGCCTACCGCACGATGGACCCGCAGTACGTGGAGTCCGTGTGGTGGTCGCTGAAGCAGATCTTCGACAAGGGCCTGCTGGTCCAGGACTACCGCGTCGCCCCCTGGTGCCCGAAGGACCAGACGGGCCTGTCGGACCACGAACTGGCGCAGGGCTACGAGACGATCGTCGACCCCTCCGTCTTCGTCCGCTTCCCGCTGACCTCGGGCCCGCTCGCGGGCGAGGCCGCCCTCCTGGTCTGGACGACCACCCCCTGGACCCTGGTCTCCAACACCGCCGTCGCCACCCACCCCGCGGTCACCTACGTGGTGGCGACCGACGGCGACGAGAAGCTGGTCGTCGCCGAACCGCTGCTGGAGAAGGCCCTCGGCGAGGGCTGGACCGCCACCGGCGTCAGCTTCACCGGCGCCGAGATGGAGCGCTGGACGTACGAGCGCCCCTTCGACTTCATCGAGATCCCGGACGCGCACTACATCGTCAACGCCGAGTACGTCACCACCGAGGACGGCACCGGTCTGGTCCACCAGTCCCCCGCCTTCGGTGAGGACGACCTCAAGGTCTGCCGCGCCTACGGCCTCCCCGTGGTGAACCCGGTCCGCCCCGACGGCACCTTCGAGCCGGAGGTCCCGCTCGTCGGCGGCGAGTTCTTCAAGAAGGCGGACGAAAAGCTGGTCGCGGAGCTCCAGCGCACCGGCCGCCTCTTCCGCCACGTCCCGTACGAGCACAGCTACCCGCACTGCTGGCGCTGCCACACCGCGCTGCTCTACTACGCGCAGCCGTCCTGGTACATCCGCACCACCGCCGTCAAGGACGCGATGCTGCGCGAGAACGAGAAGACCAACTGGTACCCGGATTCGGTCAAGCAGGGCCGCTTCGGCGACTGGCTGAACAACAACGTCGACTGGGCCCTCTCCCGCAACCGCTACTGGGGCACCCCGCTGCCGGTCTGGCGCTGCGAGGAGAACCACCTCACGTGCGTGGGCTCCCTCACCGAGCTGTCGGAGCTCACGGGCACCGACCAGAGCGGTCTGGACCCGCACCGCCCGTACATCGACGAGATCACGTTCTCCTGCACCGGCGAAGGCTGCGAACTCACCGCCGTCCGGGTCCCCGAGGTCATCGACGCCTGGTACGACTCGGGATCGATGCCGTTCGCGCAGTGGGGCTACCCGCACCGCAACAAGGAGATCTTCGAGAAGAGCTACCCCGCGCAGTTCATCTCCGAGGCGATCGACCAGACCCGCGGCTGGTTCTACACGCTGATGGCCGTCGGCACCCTGGTCTTCGACCGGTCCGCCTACGAGAACGTGGTCTGCCTGGGCCACATCCTCGCCGAGGACGGCCGCAAGATGTCCAAGCACCTGGGCAACACCCTGGAGCCCATCGCGCTCATGGACCAGCACGGCGCCGACGCCGTCCGCTGGTTCATGGCGGCCGGCGGCTCGCCCTGGTCCGCCCGCCGGGTCGGCCACGGCACGATCCAGGAAGTGGTCCGCAAGACCCTCCTCACCTACTGGAACACCGTCGCCTTCCAGGCCCTGTACGCCCGCACCGCCGGCTGGACCCCCAGCGCGAGCGACCCGGCCCCGGCCGACCGCCCGCTGCTGGACCGCTGGCTGCTGGGCGAGCTGCACGCCCTCACCCGTGACGTCACCGAATCCCTGGAGTCGTACGACACCCAGCGCGCGGGCAAGCTGCTCTCGTCCTTCGTCGACGACCTGTCCAACTGGTACGTCCGCCGTTCGCGCCGCCGCTTCTGGCAGGGCGACGCCGCCGCGCTGCGCACCCTGCACGACGTGGTCGAGACGATCACCCGCCTGATGGCCCCGCTCACGCCGTTCATCGCCGAGCGGGTCTGGCAGGACCTCGTCGTCCCGGTCACCCCGGACGCCCCGGACTCCGTCCACCTCTCCTCGTGGCCGGCCGCCGACGAGTCCGCGATCGACCCGACCCTCTCCGAGCAGATGCTGCTCGTCCGCCGCCTGGTGGAACTGGGCCGCGCGACCCGCGCCGAGTCCGGCGTCAAGACCCGCCAGCCGCTCTCCCGCGCCCTGGTGGCCGTCGCCGGCTTCGAATCCCTCGACCCGGCGCTGCACACGCAGATCACCGAGGAACTCAACGTGCTCTCCCTCGCCTCGCTCTCCGAGGTCGGCGGATCCCTGGTCGACACGACGGCCAAGGCGAACTTCCGGGCGCTCGGCAAGCGCTTCGGCAAGGGCGTCCAGGACGTCGCGAAGGCCGTCGCGGCCGCCGATGCGGCGGCGCTCTCCGCGGCGCTGCGCGACGGCACCGCCACCGTCGAGTTCAACGGCGAGCGGATCCCGCTCTCCGCGGATGAAGTGATCATCACCGAGACCCCGCGCGAGGGCTGGTCGGTGGCGTCCGACTCCGGCGCGACCGTCGCCCTGGACCTGGAGATCACCCCCGAACTCCGCCTGGCGGGCCTGGCCCGCGACGCGATCCGGCTGATCCAGGAGGCCCGCAAGAACTCGGGCCTGGACGTGGCGGACCGCATCGCCGTCCGCTGGCAGTCCGCGAGCGACGACCTGACCACCGCCCTGACCGAACACGCCACCCTGATCGCCGACGAGGTCCTGGCAACAGACTTCGCCGCCGGCGACCCGGACCACACCTACGGCCAGCCCTTCACGGACGACCAACTCGGCCTGACCTTCCACCTGCGCAAGCAGTAA
- a CDS encoding YggT family protein: MSYALQVLYIVLMCFLIVLIFRLVMDYVFQFARSWQPGKPMVVVLEATYTVTDPPLKLLRRFIPPLRLGGVALDLSFFVLMIIVLILLRVVGSL, from the coding sequence ATGAGCTACGCACTACAGGTGCTCTACATCGTGCTGATGTGCTTCCTGATCGTGCTGATCTTCCGGTTGGTGATGGATTACGTCTTCCAGTTCGCGCGCTCGTGGCAACCTGGGAAGCCGATGGTGGTGGTCCTTGAGGCCACCTACACCGTCACCGATCCGCCACTCAAGCTTCTGCGGCGGTTCATTCCGCCGCTGCGTCTCGGGGGCGTGGCGCTCGACCTGTCCTTCTTCGTATTGATGATCATCGTGCTCATCCTGCTCCGCGTTGTCGGGAGTCTGTGA
- a CDS encoding mechanosensitive ion channel family protein — protein sequence MENVLRPVIVIGASVVVTLVVGWAMDKTLVKVDARHPETPLWGLLRRCRIPFQLVLCTALLRASYRAAHLAKAHTAAVGQILSLVLIGACAWLTVRVASAVVDASYDRYASTSHNVARVRRVRTQVTLIQRVVTAVVIVVAIAAMLFTFPEMRTIGASMLASAGIIGIVAGVAAQSTLGNIFAGLQIAFGDMVRIGDTVVVDGEWGTVEEITLTYLTVRTWDERRITMPVSYFTSKPFENWSRGDPMMTGTVFFHLDHSAPIDLMREQLHLVLKECEQWDQRAWGLVVIDTTPTTIQVRALVTAKDADDIFTVRCVVREQLLEWVRREHPYALPRLNTAPAPGLDAEPPRPPAAPPTSDDIGPGPGAR from the coding sequence ATGGAGAACGTGCTGCGGCCGGTGATCGTCATCGGAGCGTCGGTGGTGGTGACCCTGGTCGTCGGCTGGGCCATGGACAAGACGCTCGTCAAGGTCGACGCGCGGCACCCCGAGACCCCGCTGTGGGGCCTGCTGCGCCGCTGCCGGATCCCGTTCCAGCTGGTGCTGTGCACGGCGCTGCTGCGCGCCTCGTACCGGGCGGCGCATCTCGCCAAGGCGCATACGGCGGCTGTCGGCCAGATCCTGAGCCTGGTGCTGATCGGCGCCTGCGCCTGGCTGACGGTACGGGTCGCGTCGGCGGTGGTGGACGCCTCGTACGACCGCTACGCCTCGACCTCGCACAATGTGGCCCGGGTCCGGCGGGTCCGCACCCAGGTGACGCTGATCCAGCGGGTGGTGACCGCCGTCGTGATCGTGGTGGCGATCGCCGCGATGCTGTTCACCTTCCCCGAGATGCGCACGATCGGCGCCTCGATGCTCGCCTCGGCCGGGATCATCGGCATCGTGGCCGGTGTCGCGGCCCAGTCCACGCTGGGCAACATCTTCGCGGGGCTGCAGATCGCCTTCGGCGACATGGTGCGGATCGGCGACACCGTGGTGGTCGACGGGGAGTGGGGCACGGTCGAGGAGATCACCCTCACCTATCTGACGGTGCGGACCTGGGACGAGCGCCGCATCACGATGCCTGTGTCGTATTTCACCAGCAAGCCGTTCGAGAACTGGTCGCGCGGCGACCCGATGATGACCGGCACCGTCTTCTTCCACCTGGACCACTCGGCCCCGATCGACCTGATGCGCGAGCAGCTGCACCTGGTGCTCAAGGAGTGCGAGCAGTGGGACCAGCGGGCCTGGGGGCTGGTCGTCATCGACACCACGCCGACCACCATCCAGGTGCGGGCGCTGGTCACCGCCAAGGACGCGGACGACATCTTCACCGTCCGCTGCGTCGTCCGCGAGCAGCTGCTGGAGTGGGTGCGCCGCGAGCACCCGTACGCGCTGCCGCGGCTGAACACCGCGCCCGCGCCGGGGCTGGACGCGGAGCCGCCGCGTCCGCCGGCCGCCCCGCCCACCTCCGACGACATCGGCCCGGGGCCGGGCGCGCGGTAA